From the Gallaecimonas kandeliae genome, one window contains:
- a CDS encoding NCS2 family permease, translated as MLEKLFKLQELGTNVRQEVVAGLTTFLTMAYIIFVNPSVLAQAGMDHGAVFVATCMAAAFGCLVMGLWANYPIALAPGMGLNAFFTYTVVLGDGYSWQAALGAVFFSGCIFVCLSLFKIREWIINAIPGALKIGIAAGIGLFLALIGLKNAGLVVGSTATLVTLGKVTSLPVLLAILGFFLIVALEARKVKGGVLIAILLITALGLVTGQSQYHGIVSAPPSLLPTLAQMDLEGALSIGMLSVIFAFLFVDLFDTSGTLLAVAQEADLLDRKGNLPRLSRALLADSTATIVGATLGTSTTTSYVESTAGVAAGGRSGLTAVVVGILFLAALFFAPLAGMVPAFATAGALVYVAVLMMGSLKHLDWKDITETVPAVVVLVMMPLTFSIASGIAFGFISYALVKALAGRFREVSPAVWVLATLFVVKFAFAG; from the coding sequence ATGCTGGAAAAACTGTTCAAGCTCCAGGAGCTGGGCACCAATGTGCGCCAGGAAGTGGTGGCAGGTCTCACCACCTTCCTGACCATGGCCTACATCATCTTCGTCAACCCTTCCGTCCTGGCCCAGGCCGGCATGGACCACGGCGCCGTCTTCGTGGCTACCTGCATGGCCGCCGCCTTCGGCTGCCTGGTGATGGGCCTCTGGGCCAACTACCCCATAGCCCTGGCCCCCGGCATGGGCCTCAACGCCTTCTTCACCTACACGGTGGTGCTGGGCGACGGCTACAGCTGGCAGGCGGCCCTCGGCGCCGTTTTCTTCAGCGGCTGCATCTTCGTCTGCCTGTCCCTGTTCAAGATCCGGGAATGGATCATCAACGCCATCCCCGGTGCCCTCAAGATCGGCATCGCCGCCGGTATCGGCCTCTTCCTGGCCCTGATCGGCCTCAAGAACGCCGGCCTGGTGGTGGGCAGCACCGCCACCCTGGTGACCCTGGGTAAGGTGACCAGCCTGCCGGTGCTGCTGGCCATCCTCGGCTTCTTCCTGATCGTCGCCCTGGAGGCCCGCAAGGTGAAGGGCGGGGTGCTGATCGCCATCTTGCTGATCACCGCCCTGGGCCTGGTGACAGGCCAAAGTCAGTATCACGGTATCGTCTCTGCGCCGCCTTCGCTGTTGCCGACCCTGGCCCAGATGGACCTCGAAGGGGCGCTGAGCATCGGCATGCTGTCCGTCATCTTCGCCTTCCTGTTCGTGGATCTCTTCGACACCTCCGGCACCCTGCTGGCGGTGGCCCAGGAAGCGGATCTGCTGGATAGGAAGGGCAACCTGCCGCGCCTGAGCCGTGCCCTGCTGGCCGACAGCACCGCCACCATCGTCGGCGCTACCCTCGGCACCAGCACCACCACCTCCTACGTGGAAAGCACCGCCGGTGTCGCCGCCGGTGGCCGCAGCGGCCTGACCGCTGTGGTGGTGGGCATCCTCTTCCTGGCGGCGCTCTTCTTCGCGCCCCTGGCCGGCATGGTGCCGGCCTTCGCCACCGCCGGCGCCCTGGTCTACGTAGCTGTGCTGATGATGGGCAGCCTCAAGCACCTGGACTGGAAAGACATCACCGAAACTGTGCCTGCCGTCGTGGTGCTGGTGATGATGCCCCTGACTTTTTCCATCGCTTCTGGTATTGCTTTTGGCTTTATCAGTTACGCCCTGGTCAAGGCCCTGGCCGGCCGTTTCCGGGAAGTGAGCCCCGCCGTCTGGGTGCTGGCGACGCTCTTCGTTGTGAAATTTGCTTTTGCGGGATGA
- the pstB gene encoding phosphate ABC transporter ATP-binding protein PstB, which produces MKAYKTDPTPLVHRMDVKGLNFFYGKDKQALTNINMPIYQNRVTAMIGPSGCGKSTLLRCLNRIYELYPGQRAEGEILLDGECVLTNKMDLNDLRAKVGMVFQKPTPFPMTIYDNIAFGIKLYEKLNKKEMDKRVQEALEQAQLWNEVKDKLHSDASGLSGGQQQRLCIARTIALKPEVILMDEPTSALDPIATQGIEELIMELRKQYTIVIVTHNMQQASRISDYTAFMYLGELVEFEETYKVFNQPQNQRTKDYVQGTFG; this is translated from the coding sequence ATGAAAGCCTACAAGACAGATCCCACTCCCCTGGTCCACCGCATGGATGTCAAAGGGCTGAACTTCTTCTACGGCAAGGACAAGCAGGCCCTGACCAACATCAACATGCCCATCTACCAGAACAGGGTAACGGCGATGATAGGGCCTTCCGGCTGTGGCAAGTCCACCCTGCTGCGCTGCCTGAACCGCATCTATGAGCTCTACCCCGGCCAGCGCGCCGAGGGCGAGATCCTGCTGGACGGCGAGTGCGTGCTGACCAACAAGATGGACCTCAATGACCTGCGGGCCAAGGTGGGCATGGTGTTCCAGAAGCCGACCCCTTTCCCCATGACCATCTATGACAACATCGCCTTCGGCATCAAGCTCTACGAGAAGCTGAACAAGAAGGAGATGGACAAGCGGGTACAGGAAGCCCTGGAGCAGGCCCAGCTGTGGAACGAGGTCAAGGACAAGCTGCACAGCGACGCTTCCGGCCTGTCCGGTGGCCAGCAGCAGCGCCTTTGCATCGCCCGTACCATAGCCCTCAAGCCCGAAGTGATCCTGATGGATGAGCCGACCTCGGCCCTGGATCCCATCGCTACCCAGGGTATCGAAGAGCTGATCATGGAACTGCGCAAGCAGTACACCATCGTCATCGTCACCCACAACATGCAGCAGGCGTCGCGGATCTCCGACTACACCGCCTTCATGTACCTGGGCGAACTGGTGGAGTTCGAAGAGACCTACAAGGTCTTCAACCAGCCCCAGAACCAGCGTACCAAGGACTACGTCCAGGGTACTTTCGGTTAA
- the pstS gene encoding phosphate ABC transporter substrate-binding protein PstS produces the protein MKQLLKGVVLSCAVVGSGAAMADTVINGAGATFPYPVYAKWAEQYNKETGVKLNYQAIGSGGGIKQIVANTVDFGASDAPLDKAQLDKEGLVQFPAVMGSIVPVVNLQGIKAGEMKLSGSVLADIYMGKVKFWDAAEIAKLNAGLKLPHTPIYAVHRSDGSGTTYNFSDYLTRVSADWSKTVGTGKEVAWPKEAHQLGGKGNAGVANFVKRTKGAIGYVEFAYAKTNNLTYTQMQNKAGAFVMPTMEAFMAAAANADWAHAPGFKLILNDQPGAASWPMTAATFILMHKEQANPATAKEVLKFFKWGYEKGDNLASELEYVPMPDNVVKMVEDMWRGDIKSDKGQAVYQ, from the coding sequence ATGAAGCAATTGCTTAAAGGTGTTGTGCTGAGCTGTGCGGTTGTCGGTTCTGGCGCTGCTATGGCAGACACTGTAATCAACGGTGCCGGTGCTACTTTCCCTTACCCCGTTTACGCCAAATGGGCTGAGCAATACAACAAGGAAACCGGCGTCAAACTGAACTACCAAGCTATCGGTTCCGGCGGTGGTATCAAGCAGATCGTTGCCAACACCGTTGATTTCGGCGCCTCCGACGCCCCCCTGGACAAGGCCCAACTGGACAAGGAAGGCCTGGTACAGTTCCCGGCCGTCATGGGTTCCATCGTACCCGTCGTCAACCTGCAAGGCATCAAAGCCGGTGAGATGAAGCTGTCCGGTTCCGTGCTGGCTGACATCTACATGGGCAAAGTGAAGTTCTGGGACGCCGCTGAAATCGCCAAGCTGAACGCTGGCCTGAAGCTGCCCCACACCCCCATCTACGCCGTTCACCGCTCTGACGGTTCCGGCACCACCTACAACTTCTCCGACTACCTGACCCGCGTCAGCGCCGACTGGAGTAAGACCGTAGGTACCGGTAAAGAAGTGGCCTGGCCGAAAGAAGCTCACCAGCTGGGCGGCAAAGGCAACGCCGGTGTAGCCAACTTCGTCAAGCGCACCAAGGGTGCCATCGGTTACGTTGAGTTCGCTTACGCCAAGACCAACAACCTGACCTACACCCAGATGCAGAACAAGGCCGGCGCCTTCGTCATGCCGACCATGGAAGCCTTCATGGCTGCCGCTGCCAACGCCGACTGGGCCCACGCTCCTGGCTTCAAGCTGATTCTGAACGACCAGCCTGGTGCCGCTTCCTGGCCCATGACTGCCGCTACCTTCATCCTGATGCACAAAGAGCAGGCTAACCCCGCCACCGCTAAAGAAGTTCTGAAGTTCTTCAAGTGGGGCTACGAGAAGGGTGACAACCTGGCTTCCGAGCTGGAATATGTACCCATGCCCGACAACGTCGTCAAAATGGTTGAAGACATGTGGCGCGGTGACATCAAGTCCGACAAAGGCCAGGCCGTTTATCAATAA
- a CDS encoding outer membrane protein OmpK has translation MRKLLLAGLVAAPAMAGPLQWQDNSLSYLYGQNYKVTPGTQQTLTVEHASGWNFGDLFFFTDFTHFNGTSGDSNTYYGEFSPRFSAGKLLGKDLAFGPVTDVLLATTYEFGEGNVETLLAGPGFDLKLPGFDFFQLNFYQRMPRNGRDGHTVQVTPVWKMRFPVGDSQVVFDGFMDWVVNSDGVYHANLHFNPQLKYDLGPALGLHKDKLFVGLEYDYWKNRFGIKDSPAFRTNQNTASLLVKYHF, from the coding sequence ATGCGCAAACTGCTTCTGGCCGGCCTGGTGGCCGCCCCGGCAATGGCCGGCCCCCTGCAATGGCAGGACAACAGCCTGAGCTACCTCTACGGGCAAAACTATAAGGTCACCCCCGGCACCCAGCAGACCCTGACCGTCGAGCACGCCTCCGGCTGGAACTTCGGCGATCTCTTCTTCTTTACCGACTTCACCCATTTCAACGGCACCAGCGGCGACAGCAACACCTATTACGGTGAATTCAGCCCCCGCTTCAGCGCCGGCAAGCTGCTGGGCAAGGACCTCGCCTTCGGCCCCGTCACCGACGTACTGCTGGCCACCACCTACGAGTTCGGCGAAGGCAACGTGGAAACCCTGCTGGCCGGCCCCGGCTTCGATCTCAAGCTGCCCGGTTTCGATTTCTTCCAACTGAACTTCTACCAGCGCATGCCCCGCAACGGCCGTGACGGCCACACCGTGCAGGTGACTCCGGTATGGAAGATGCGCTTCCCGGTGGGCGACAGCCAGGTCGTCTTCGACGGCTTCATGGACTGGGTCGTGAACAGCGACGGCGTCTACCACGCCAACCTGCACTTCAACCCCCAGCTCAAGTACGACCTGGGCCCGGCCCTTGGCCTGCACAAGGACAAGCTGTTCGTCGGTCTCGAGTACGATTACTGGAAGAACCGCTTCGGTATCAAGGACAGCCCGGCCTTCCGTACCAACCAGAACACCGCCAGCCTGCTGGTCAAATACCACTTCTGA
- the pstC gene encoding phosphate ABC transporter permease subunit PstC codes for MLRALPRDGDNFFRRASFASAGLISVLMFALMASLVVGAWPALHKFGPGFFFSDDWNPVTEQFGAANALYGTLVSSFIAVLLALPVGLAVSIFLSELCPQWLSRPLSIAIELLAAVPSIIYGMWGLFVFAPWFGESFQVWASDHLADLPVVGTLFQGPPMGVGLLTSGIILAFMILPILTSLIKEALSTVPNVLREATYGIGATQFEVIAKVLLPAVKGPIFGALILALGRALGETMAITFVIGGAQTIETSLFMPATSISATIAEQFNEATGQLHISSLIGLGLVLFMITFVVMGTARVLLRRNRK; via the coding sequence ATGCTCAGGGCCCTACCAAGGGACGGGGACAACTTCTTCCGCCGCGCCAGCTTTGCCAGCGCAGGCCTCATCTCCGTGTTGATGTTCGCCTTGATGGCGTCACTGGTGGTAGGTGCCTGGCCGGCCCTGCATAAGTTCGGCCCAGGATTCTTCTTCAGCGACGATTGGAACCCCGTCACCGAACAGTTCGGCGCCGCCAATGCCCTTTACGGCACCCTGGTGTCCTCCTTCATCGCTGTCTTGCTGGCCCTGCCGGTCGGCCTGGCGGTGTCCATCTTCCTGTCCGAACTCTGCCCCCAGTGGCTGTCCCGGCCTCTGTCCATCGCCATAGAGCTGCTGGCCGCCGTGCCCAGCATCATCTACGGCATGTGGGGCCTGTTCGTGTTCGCCCCCTGGTTCGGCGAGAGCTTCCAGGTCTGGGCCAGCGACCACCTGGCGGACCTGCCGGTGGTGGGCACCCTGTTCCAGGGGCCGCCCATGGGCGTGGGCCTGCTGACCTCCGGCATCATACTGGCATTCATGATCCTGCCGATCCTCACTTCCCTCATCAAGGAAGCCCTGAGCACTGTGCCCAACGTGCTGCGCGAGGCCACTTACGGCATCGGTGCCACCCAGTTCGAAGTCATCGCCAAGGTGCTGTTGCCTGCCGTCAAGGGCCCCATCTTCGGCGCCCTGATCCTGGCCCTGGGCCGGGCCCTGGGTGAAACCATGGCCATCACCTTCGTGATCGGCGGTGCCCAGACCATAGAGACGTCACTTTTCATGCCGGCCACCTCGATTTCGGCTACCATTGCCGAGCAGTTCAACGAGGCCACGGGCCAACTGCATATCTCTTCCCTGATCGGCCTCGGCCTGGTGCTGTTCATGATCACCTTCGTGGTGATGGGTACGGCCCGCGTGCTGTTGCGGAGGAACCGTAAATGA
- the pstA gene encoding phosphate ABC transporter permease PstA: MIATRKLKNGIFKGLCLAATLLGVGILVVILFTLFQKGLAGLNWALFTEVTPGPDAQGGGLANAIVGSVMMTLLGILIATPIGVLAGTWLAEYGQQSKTADTIRFLNGMLMSAPSILIGLFVYQMVVVTMGHFSGWAGSIALAIIALPVIISTTEEMLKLVPTSLREAGAGLGTPRWKVTVKLSYRAVGTGIITGILLSVARISGETAPLLFTALNSSFMTTNPNEPMANLPVTIYQFAMSPYESWNQLAWSGALLITMSILILNVLSRVLPRLKKRRSA; the protein is encoded by the coding sequence ATGATCGCGACCCGCAAGCTGAAGAACGGCATTTTCAAGGGGCTCTGCCTGGCCGCCACCCTGTTGGGGGTGGGCATACTGGTAGTGATCCTTTTCACCCTCTTCCAGAAGGGCCTGGCCGGCCTCAACTGGGCCCTGTTCACCGAAGTCACCCCAGGCCCTGATGCCCAAGGCGGTGGCCTGGCCAATGCCATAGTGGGCAGCGTCATGATGACCTTGCTGGGTATCCTGATCGCCACCCCCATCGGCGTACTGGCCGGTACCTGGCTGGCGGAATACGGCCAGCAATCCAAGACGGCCGATACCATCCGCTTCCTCAACGGCATGCTGATGAGCGCCCCTTCCATCCTGATCGGCCTCTTCGTCTACCAGATGGTGGTGGTGACCATGGGTCACTTCTCCGGCTGGGCCGGCAGCATCGCCCTGGCCATCATCGCCCTGCCGGTGATCATCAGCACCACCGAAGAGATGCTCAAACTGGTGCCCACCAGCCTGCGTGAGGCCGGTGCCGGCCTCGGCACGCCGCGCTGGAAGGTCACCGTCAAGCTGAGCTACCGCGCTGTGGGTACCGGTATCATTACTGGTATACTGCTGTCGGTGGCCCGTATCAGCGGCGAGACGGCGCCTTTGCTGTTCACGGCGCTGAACTCCAGCTTCATGACCACCAATCCCAACGAGCCCATGGCCAACCTGCCGGTAACCATTTACCAGTTCGCCATGAGCCCCTATGAGTCCTGGAACCAGTTGGCCTGGTCCGGCGCTCTGCTGATCACCATGTCTATTTTGATTCTTAATGTTTTGTCACGGGTTCTGCCCCGTCTGAAAAAGCGGAGGTCCGCATGA
- a CDS encoding RT0821/Lpp0805 family surface protein has protein sequence MNSVPYPRLAAVALLGLALASQGALAGPGPANERSKEVHKEHKEKKEHKDNRAYPRPIYRHDDRDGHQDRDRHDWPAHPDRYRRYHHITIVRPYGPWYLGYGHYHSDGDAWKWLAFTAITLAILDSLNEAQVRAHEEAQIRATTAPINESIQWSQGNASGSVTPIREGTSTSGRYCREFQQQVQVGGRSQQAYGTACRNADGSWEIVSTGN, from the coding sequence ATGAACAGCGTCCCCTACCCCCGCCTGGCCGCCGTCGCCCTGCTGGGCCTGGCGCTGGCCAGCCAAGGGGCCCTGGCCGGCCCTGGCCCGGCCAACGAAAGGTCAAAAGAGGTCCACAAGGAACACAAGGAGAAGAAGGAACACAAGGACAACAGGGCCTATCCCAGGCCCATCTACCGCCACGACGACAGGGACGGCCACCAGGACCGCGACCGCCACGACTGGCCGGCCCACCCCGACCGCTACCGCCGTTACCATCACATCACCATAGTGCGCCCCTACGGGCCCTGGTACCTGGGCTACGGCCACTACCACAGCGACGGCGACGCCTGGAAATGGCTGGCCTTCACCGCCATCACCTTGGCGATACTGGACAGCCTCAACGAGGCCCAGGTCCGCGCCCACGAAGAAGCGCAGATCCGCGCCACCACGGCCCCCATCAACGAGTCCATCCAGTGGAGCCAGGGCAACGCCTCGGGATCTGTGACCCCCATTCGCGAGGGCACCAGCACCAGTGGCCGCTACTGCCGTGAATTCCAGCAGCAGGTGCAGGTGGGGGGGCGTAGCCAACAGGCCTACGGCACCGCCTGCCGCAATGCCGACGGCTCCTGGGAGATCGTCTCCACCGGCAATTGA
- the dinB gene encoding DNA polymerase IV, with translation MRKIIHVDMDCFFAAVEMRDNPALKTVPLAIGGAAERRGVIATCNYEARKYGVRSAMSTHKAQQLCPQLVLLPGRMALYKTVSQQIRAIFARYTDLIEPLSLDEAYLDVTDSPHCRGSASLIAEAIRADIRRELDLTASAGVAPNKFLAKIASEENKPDGLFVIRPEQVADFVRELPLRKIPGVGPATEAQLASLGLKSCADIQACDRDWFLKQTGKFGAALYERAFGRDERPLVLSRERKSVGVETTVPKDLLSLAEVRALAAELRPELERRLGDRPIAKLGVKLKFADFTQTTMEHISPALEQGLFEVLLEGAYQRGQGRGVRLVGLFVGLAPPRQACQLALPFEDGD, from the coding sequence GTGCGCAAGATCATTCATGTGGACATGGACTGCTTCTTCGCTGCCGTGGAGATGCGGGACAACCCGGCCCTCAAGACTGTGCCCCTGGCCATAGGGGGGGCGGCGGAGCGCCGTGGTGTCATCGCCACCTGTAACTACGAGGCCCGCAAGTACGGGGTGCGCTCGGCCATGAGTACCCACAAGGCGCAGCAGCTCTGCCCGCAGCTGGTGCTGTTGCCGGGGCGCATGGCCCTCTACAAGACGGTCAGCCAGCAGATCCGCGCCATCTTTGCCCGCTATACCGACCTTATCGAGCCTTTGTCCCTGGACGAAGCCTACCTGGACGTCACCGACAGCCCCCATTGCCGCGGCTCGGCCTCGCTGATCGCCGAGGCCATCCGCGCCGACATCCGCCGCGAGCTGGATCTGACCGCCTCGGCCGGGGTGGCTCCCAACAAGTTCCTGGCCAAGATAGCGTCCGAAGAGAACAAGCCGGACGGCCTCTTCGTGATCCGTCCCGAACAGGTGGCGGACTTCGTGCGGGAATTGCCCCTTCGCAAGATCCCAGGCGTCGGCCCCGCCACAGAGGCGCAGCTGGCCAGCCTCGGCCTCAAGAGCTGCGCCGACATCCAGGCCTGTGACCGTGACTGGTTCCTCAAGCAGACCGGCAAGTTCGGCGCCGCCCTCTATGAGCGGGCCTTCGGCCGGGACGAGCGGCCCCTGGTGCTGAGCCGGGAGCGCAAGTCGGTGGGGGTGGAGACCACAGTGCCCAAGGATCTCTTGAGCCTGGCCGAGGTGAGGGCCCTTGCCGCCGAGCTGAGGCCCGAGCTGGAGCGGCGCCTGGGGGACAGGCCCATCGCCAAGCTGGGGGTCAAACTCAAGTTCGCCGACTTTACCCAGACCACCATGGAGCACATCAGCCCGGCCCTGGAGCAGGGCCTCTTCGAGGTGCTGCTGGAAGGGGCTTACCAGCGCGGCCAGGGCCGCGGCGTGCGGCTGGTTGGGCTCTTCGTGGGGCTGGCGCCGCCGCGCCAGGCCTGCCAACTGGCCCTGCCGTTCGAGGACGGCGACTGA
- a CDS encoding leucyl aminopeptidase family protein, protein MAFAKPQRETDFQAALESGQYDALILIHGPGAELPGSLAEALADYGRLDARLASGCLLIPTQAAPGGRLVAAATGSLKRDFDDVRRFYDAGKKAAALARDAGATKPLLLVAGIPAEARYEQAELVALLGFYQGLWQPLEAREALGEEAVEPVALVGVLSESLDIDAAAAIEAGRRAGRDLCGTEPERMAPLKFAEYCEQLFAGTDVKVSVLRDTDRLKRDYPLLMAVARASLVVERHVPCVIRLEYEGEGEIEKTLLFAGKGLTYDTGGADLKVGGHMAGMSRDKGGAAAVAGFMKTLALLKPKGIKAIAEIGAVRNSIGSDSFVPDEIIPSHAGVRVRIGNTDAEGRLVLADLLSHLREDAVDAVEPEIFSIATLTGHAARAVGPYTAVVENGPARELRTGATFSMLGDRYGDPFEISRVRREDYDFIAPRTKADDVLSCNNAPSSVTPRGHQFPMAFLDVAAGLDKHGLDSAKPIPYSHLDIAGSGVEGGDWQHGSPSAAPVITLAASYLL, encoded by the coding sequence ATGGCCTTTGCCAAACCCCAACGTGAAACCGACTTCCAAGCCGCCCTCGAGAGCGGCCAGTATGACGCCCTTATCCTTATCCATGGCCCTGGCGCCGAGCTGCCGGGCAGCCTGGCCGAGGCCCTGGCTGACTACGGCCGCCTGGATGCGCGCCTGGCCTCCGGCTGCCTGCTGATCCCGACCCAGGCCGCCCCCGGTGGCCGCCTGGTGGCCGCCGCCACCGGTTCTCTGAAGCGCGACTTTGACGACGTGCGCCGTTTCTACGACGCCGGCAAGAAAGCCGCCGCCCTGGCCCGCGACGCAGGTGCCACTAAGCCGCTGCTGCTGGTAGCTGGCATCCCTGCCGAGGCGCGCTACGAGCAGGCCGAACTGGTGGCCCTGTTGGGCTTCTACCAGGGCCTCTGGCAGCCTCTGGAAGCCCGCGAAGCCCTGGGCGAAGAAGCCGTGGAGCCGGTGGCCCTGGTGGGCGTGCTGTCCGAGAGCTTGGACATCGACGCCGCCGCCGCCATAGAGGCGGGCCGCCGCGCCGGCCGCGACCTCTGCGGCACCGAGCCGGAGCGCATGGCACCCCTCAAGTTCGCCGAATACTGTGAGCAGCTGTTCGCCGGCACCGACGTCAAGGTCTCGGTGCTGCGTGACACCGACCGCCTCAAGCGCGACTACCCGCTGCTGATGGCCGTGGCCCGCGCCTCCCTGGTGGTGGAGCGTCACGTGCCCTGCGTCATTCGCCTCGAATACGAAGGGGAGGGGGAGATCGAGAAGACCCTGCTGTTCGCCGGCAAGGGCCTGACCTACGACACCGGCGGTGCCGACCTCAAGGTGGGCGGCCACATGGCCGGCATGAGCCGTGACAAGGGCGGCGCCGCCGCCGTGGCCGGCTTCATGAAGACACTGGCGCTGCTCAAGCCCAAGGGCATCAAGGCCATCGCCGAGATAGGCGCAGTGCGCAACTCCATCGGCTCCGACAGCTTCGTGCCGGACGAGATCATCCCCAGCCACGCCGGGGTGCGGGTCCGCATCGGCAACACCGACGCCGAAGGCCGCCTGGTGCTGGCCGACCTGCTCTCCCACCTGCGTGAGGACGCCGTGGACGCCGTGGAGCCGGAGATCTTCTCCATCGCCACCCTCACCGGCCACGCCGCCCGCGCCGTCGGCCCCTACACCGCCGTCGTGGAAAACGGCCCGGCCCGCGAGCTGCGTACCGGCGCCACCTTCAGCATGCTTGGCGACCGCTACGGCGATCCCTTCGAGATCTCCCGGGTACGCCGCGAGGACTACGACTTCATAGCCCCGCGCACCAAGGCTGACGACGTGCTGAGCTGCAACAACGCGCCTTCCTCCGTGACTCCCCGTGGTCACCAGTTCCCCATGGCCTTCCTGGACGTGGCGGCGGGCCTCGACAAGCACGGCCTGGACAGCGCCAAGCCCATCCCCTACAGCCATCTGGATATCGCAGGCTCCGGCGTGGAAGGGGGCGACTGGCAACACGGCAGCCCTTCGGCGGCCCCTGTGATCACCCTGGCCGCCAGCTACCTGCTCTGA
- the gpt gene encoding xanthine phosphoribosyltransferase, producing MTKKYLVTWEAFHSAARELAARQLPAEQWKGIIAVTRGGMAPALVLARELGIHHIDTICISSYDHDQQRSLRVLKDADKGVGDGEGYLVVDDLVDSGDTARALRELFPKAKLVTVFAKPQGKPLVDEYVIDIAQDTWIEQPWDMAPAFQPPLSGRD from the coding sequence ATGACTAAGAAATACCTGGTGACCTGGGAAGCCTTCCACTCCGCCGCCCGTGAACTGGCGGCCCGGCAACTGCCGGCCGAACAGTGGAAGGGCATCATCGCCGTGACCCGGGGCGGCATGGCCCCGGCCCTGGTGCTGGCCCGTGAGCTCGGCATCCACCATATCGACACCATCTGCATCTCGTCCTACGACCACGACCAGCAGCGGTCCCTGCGGGTGCTCAAGGACGCCGACAAGGGCGTCGGCGACGGTGAAGGTTACCTGGTGGTGGACGATCTGGTGGACAGCGGCGACACCGCCAGGGCGCTGCGTGAGCTGTTCCCCAAGGCCAAGCTGGTGACCGTCTTCGCCAAACCCCAGGGCAAACCCCTGGTGGACGAGTACGTCATCGACATCGCCCAGGACACCTGGATAGAGCAGCCCTGGGACATGGCTCCCGCCTTCCAGCCGCCCCTGTCCGGGCGCGACTGA